In Humulus lupulus chromosome 6, drHumLupu1.1, whole genome shotgun sequence, a single genomic region encodes these proteins:
- the LOC133783556 gene encoding wall-associated receptor kinase-like 9, with product MLFENGCSSNSTTTKSSNHNIIDFSNCDGVECCTTSVVFPSDVVGNNLEISMDNDSSGTPANHSQCKYAFLIDYDEMYKYKTFRDLDYVPVRLSWSLNSTYFDVFKTPFIPNKTSNFDCRTSTEDYGNLLKSSLDRISDCWCSTGLRGNPYLVGGCSQDINECIKIEGLCPGGSTCVNTFGHYHCSYKRKAIFIGVGSPLGLLVLLFCTWRLYKFIKKRKEIKRKKAFFKRNGGLLLEQQIHSSENNVEQTKLFESKELEKATDNFNIDRVLGQGGQGTVYKGMLEDGKIVAIKKSKIIDEAKLSEFINEVVILTQINHRNVVRLLGCCLETDVPILVYEFIPNGTLSEYIHDKNAEFPFTWNMRLQIATEVAGALSYLHSAASFPIYHRDIKSTNILLDEKLRAKVADFGTSRTISLEQTHLTTLVYGTFGYLDPEYFQSSQFTDKSDVYSFGVVLVELLTGQKAISSTRSEEEGRSLATYFMMTMEEKSNSSVFDILDDQVLKDAPKEEILIVADLAKRCLHLSGRNRPTMKEVAKELERRIQGIDNKDSKGSQQHNYDYDEELAYAPPEVIDYSWNASTSSTFDRNATSSSLHQELPLLEV from the exons ATGCTCTTCGAGAATGGATGCTCATCCAATAGTACAACAACTAAATCAAGTAATCATAATATTATTGATTTTAGTAATTGCGATGGCGTTGAATGTTGTACTACTTCCGTCGTCTTCCCTTCGGATGTTGTGGGCAACAACTTGGAAATCTCCATGGATAATGATTCTTCTGGTACTCCTGCAAATCATAGCCAATGCAAATATGCATTCTTGatagattatgatgaaatgtaTAAATATAAAACATTTCGTGATCTGGATTATGTTCCCGTCCGACTAAGTTGGTCCCTTAACAGTACGTATTTCGATGTATTTAAAACACCTTTTATACCAAACAAAACTAGCAACTTCGATTGTCGAACTTCGACGGAGGACTATGGTAATTTATTAAAATCCTCTTTGGATCGAATAAGTGATTGTTGGTGCAGTACTGGACTTCGAGGGAATCCCTATCTGGTGGGTGGGTGTAGTCAAG ATATTAATGAATGCATTAAGATTGAAGGGTTATGTCCTGGAGGCTCCACTTGCGTGAACACTTTCGGGCACTATCACTGTAGTTATAAACGCAAGGCTATCTTTATAG GTGTGGGGAGTCCTCTTGGATTATTAGTTCTACTTTTTTGTACATGGAGACTATACAAattcataaagaaaagaaaagaaattaaacGCAAGAAAGCATTTTTTAAACGAAATGGCGGCCTTTTGTTGGAACAGCAAATACACTCGAGTGAAAACAATGTCGAGCAAACGAAGCTGTTCGAATCAAAAGAGTTAGAGAAGGCAACTGATAATTTCAATATAGACAGAGTTCTTGGGCAAGGAGGCCAAGGCACTGTGTACAAAGGAATGTTGGAAGATGGAAAGATTGTTGCTATAAAGAAATCTAAAATAATTGATGAAGCCAAACTCTCTGAATTCATCAACGAGGTTGTCATTCTTACACAAATCAATCATAGAAATGTTGTCAGGCTATTGGGATGTTGTCTGGAGACAGATGTTCCAATTCTAGTTTATGAATTCATCCCAAACGGAACACTTTCTGAGTATATTCATGACAAAAATGCAGAGTTTCCTTTCACATGGAACATGAGATTACAAATTGCCACTGAAGTTGCAGGAGCTCTTTCATACTTACACTCAGCAGCTTCTTTTCCAATTTATCATCGAGATATCAAGTCTACGAACATACTCCTTGATGAAAAATTGAGAGCTAAAGTTGCAGACTTTGGTACATCAAGAACTATCTCCTTAGAGCAAACTCACCTGACCACTTTAGTTTATGGCACATTTGGCTATCTAGATCCAGAATACTTTCAGTCTAGCCAATTCACAGATAAGAGTGATGTTTATAGTTTTGGAGTAGTTCTTGTCGAACTCTTGACCGGACAAAAAGCTATATCTTCAACAAGGTCAGAGGAGGAAGGAAGAAGTTTGGCAACATATTTCATGATGACGATGGAGGAAAAGAGTAATAGTAGTGTGTTCGACATTCTTGATGATCAAGTTCTCAAAGATGCGCCAAAAGAAGAGATCTTAATTGTTGCTGATCTTGCAAAGAGATGCTTGCATTTGAGTGGAAGGAATCGACCTACCATGAAAGAAGTAGCAAAGGAGCTAGAGAGGAGGATTCAAGGCATTGATAATAAAGATTCTAAGGGTAGTCAAcaacataattatgattatgatgAAGAGCTAGCATATGCACCACCTGAAGTTATAGACTACTCTTGGAATGCTTCCACATCGTCAACTTTTGATAGGAATGCTACTAGCTCCTCGTTGCATCAAGAGTTACCATTGTTGGAAGTGTGA